In the Streptomyces sp. cg36 genome, one interval contains:
- a CDS encoding response regulator, whose product MRETGKITVFLLDDHEVVRRGVHEMLSVEDDIEVVGEAGTVADALVRIPATRPDVAVLDVRLPDGSGVEVCREIRSQNEDIKCLMLTSFADDEALFDAIMAGASGYVLKAIRGNELLSAVRDVAAGKSLLDPVATARVLERLRDGGSAKGDDRLANLTEQERKILDLIGEGLTNRVIGERLHLAEKTIKNYVSSLLSKLGMERRSQAAAYVARIQAEKH is encoded by the coding sequence GTGCGCGAAACAGGCAAAATCACCGTATTCCTGCTCGACGACCACGAAGTGGTCCGCCGCGGCGTCCACGAAATGCTCTCCGTCGAGGACGACATCGAAGTGGTCGGCGAGGCCGGCACCGTGGCGGATGCCCTGGTCAGGATCCCGGCGACCCGCCCGGACGTGGCCGTGCTCGACGTCCGGCTGCCGGACGGGAGCGGTGTGGAGGTCTGCCGCGAGATCCGCTCGCAGAACGAGGACATCAAATGTCTGATGTTGACCTCCTTCGCCGATGACGAGGCCCTCTTCGATGCGATCATGGCGGGTGCGTCCGGATATGTCCTGAAGGCGATCCGCGGCAACGAACTGCTTTCGGCCGTGCGCGACGTGGCGGCGGGCAAGTCCCTGCTCGACCCGGTCGCCACCGCCCGCGTCCTGGAGCGCCTGCGCGACGGCGGCTCGGCCAAGGGCGACGACCGCCTGGCCAACCTCACCGAGCAGGAACGCAAGATCCTCGACCTGATCGGCGAGGGCCTGACGAACCGAGTGATCGGCGAACGCCTGCACCTGGCGGAAAAGACGATCAAGAATTACGTATCGTCCCTGCTCTCCAAGCTGGGCATGGAACGCCGCAGCCAGGCGGCGGCATACGTGGCAAGAATCCAGGCGGAGAAGCACTAG
- the pdhA gene encoding pyruvate dehydrogenase (acetyl-transferring) E1 component subunit alpha, with product MTVESTAARKPRRSSKRTGSSAGKAVADPQLVQLLTPEGQRVEHPDYDVDLTPEELRGLYRDMVLTRRFDAEATALQRQGELGLWASLLGQEAAQIGSGRALRDDDYVFPTYREHGVAWCRGVDPTNLLGMFRGVNHGGWDPNSNNFHLYTIVIGSQTLHATGYAMGVAKDGADSAVIAYFGDGASSQGDVAESFTFSAVYNAPVVFFCQNNQWAISEPTEKQTRVPLYQRAQGYGFPGVRVDGNDVLACLAVTRSALERARRGEGPTLVEAFTYRMGAHTTSDDPTKYRADEEREAWEAKDPILRLKTYLANEGHADEAFFASLEEESETLGKRVREAVRAMPDPDRMAIFENIYADGHALVDEERAQFAAYQASFADGEGK from the coding sequence GTGACCGTGGAGAGCACTGCCGCGCGCAAACCGCGACGCAGCAGCAAGCGCACCGGTAGCAGCGCCGGGAAGGCTGTCGCCGACCCCCAGCTCGTACAGCTGCTGACGCCCGAGGGCCAGCGGGTCGAGCACCCTGACTACGACGTTGACCTGACCCCCGAAGAGCTGCGCGGGCTCTACCGCGACATGGTGCTGACCCGGCGCTTCGACGCCGAGGCCACCGCCCTGCAGCGCCAGGGCGAGCTGGGCCTGTGGGCCTCGCTGCTCGGCCAGGAGGCCGCCCAGATCGGCTCCGGCCGCGCCCTGCGCGACGACGACTACGTGTTCCCCACCTACCGCGAGCACGGCGTGGCCTGGTGCCGCGGGGTCGACCCCACGAACCTGCTGGGCATGTTCCGTGGCGTCAACCACGGCGGCTGGGATCCCAACAGCAACAATTTCCATCTGTACACGATCGTCATCGGCTCGCAGACGCTGCACGCCACCGGTTACGCCATGGGTGTGGCCAAGGACGGCGCGGACTCGGCCGTGATCGCGTACTTCGGTGACGGCGCCTCCAGCCAGGGCGACGTCGCGGAGTCGTTCACCTTCTCCGCCGTCTACAACGCCCCGGTCGTCTTCTTCTGCCAGAACAACCAGTGGGCGATCTCCGAGCCGACCGAGAAGCAGACCCGGGTGCCGCTCTACCAGCGCGCCCAGGGCTACGGCTTCCCCGGCGTCCGGGTCGACGGCAACGACGTGCTGGCGTGTCTGGCGGTGACCCGGTCCGCCCTGGAGCGGGCGCGGCGCGGCGAGGGCCCGACCCTGGTCGAGGCGTTCACGTACCGGATGGGCGCGCACACCACCTCCGACGACCCGACGAAGTACCGGGCCGACGAGGAGCGCGAGGCGTGGGAGGCGAAGGACCCGATCCTGCGCCTGAAGACCTACCTCGCCAACGAGGGGCACGCCGACGAGGCGTTCTTCGCCTCCCTGGAGGAGGAGTCGGAGACGCTCGGCAAGCGGGTCCGCGAGGCGGTGCGGGCGATGCCCGACCCCGACCGGATGGCGATCTTCGAGAACATCTACGCCGACGGGCACGCGCTCGTCGACGAGGAGCGGGCCCAGTTCGCGGCCTACCAGGCGTCCTTCGCCGACGGGGAGGGCAAGTAG
- a CDS encoding alpha-ketoacid dehydrogenase subunit beta, with the protein MTVQKLPIAKAINESLRKAMETDPKVLVMGEDVGKLGGVFRVTDGLQKDFGEGRVIDTPLAESGIVGTAIGLALRGYRPVVEIQFDGFVFPAYDQIVTQLAKMHARALGKIKLPVVVRIPYGGGIGAVEHHSESPEALFAHVPGLKVVSPSNASDAYWMMQQAIQSDDPVIYFEPKRRYWDKGEVDTEAIPGPLHKARTVVEGSDLTLVAYGPMVKVCAEAAAAAAEEGKSIEVVDLRSMSPIDFDAVQASVEKTGRLVVVHEAPVFYGAGAEIAARISERSFYHLEAPVLRVGGYHAPYPPARLEEEYLPGLDRVLDAVDRSLAY; encoded by the coding sequence ATGACCGTACAGAAACTGCCCATCGCCAAGGCGATCAACGAGTCGCTGCGCAAGGCGATGGAGACCGACCCCAAGGTCCTCGTCATGGGCGAGGACGTCGGCAAGCTCGGCGGTGTCTTCCGGGTCACCGACGGGCTGCAGAAGGACTTCGGCGAGGGCCGGGTCATCGACACGCCGCTCGCCGAGTCCGGCATCGTCGGCACCGCGATCGGGCTGGCCCTGCGCGGCTACCGCCCGGTCGTGGAGATCCAGTTCGACGGCTTCGTCTTCCCGGCGTACGACCAGATCGTCACCCAGCTCGCGAAGATGCACGCCCGCGCGCTCGGCAAGATCAAGCTTCCGGTCGTCGTCCGCATCCCCTACGGCGGCGGCATCGGCGCGGTCGAGCACCACAGCGAGTCCCCCGAGGCGCTCTTCGCGCACGTCCCCGGCCTCAAGGTGGTCTCGCCCTCCAACGCCTCCGACGCGTACTGGATGATGCAGCAGGCCATCCAGTCCGACGACCCGGTCATCTACTTCGAGCCCAAGCGGCGCTACTGGGACAAGGGCGAGGTCGACACCGAGGCCATCCCGGGTCCGCTGCACAAGGCCCGTACGGTCGTGGAGGGTTCGGACCTGACGCTGGTGGCGTACGGTCCGATGGTGAAGGTCTGCGCGGAGGCCGCCGCTGCCGCCGCCGAGGAGGGCAAGTCGATCGAGGTCGTGGACCTGCGGTCGATGTCCCCGATCGACTTCGACGCGGTCCAGGCGTCGGTGGAGAAGACCGGCCGCCTGGTCGTGGTCCACGAGGCGCCGGTGTTCTACGGCGCCGGCGCGGAGATCGCCGCGCGGATCTCCGAGCGCAGCTTCTACCACCTGGAGGCACCGGTGCTCAGGGTCGGCGGCTACCACGCCCCGTACCCGCCGGCCCGCCTGGAGGAGGAGTACCTGCCGGGTCTGGACCGGGTGCTCGACGCCGTCGACCGCTCGCTGGCGTACTGA
- a CDS encoding dihydrolipoamide acetyltransferase family protein: MTETSARFREFKMPDVGEGLTEAEILKWYVQPGDTVTDGQVVCEVETAKAAVELPIPFDGVVHELRFPEGTTVDVGEVIISVDVAPGSGEPAAEAAAPAQAPVAEAPAEPEEPKGRQPVLVGYGVAESSTKRRPRKGAQVPSQAAAAVQAELNGHGAAPAAKPLAKPPVRKLAKDLGIDLATVVPTGPDGIITREDIHAAAAPVAAPVAEPAGVSRETTPAPVAAVVPAGARETRIPIKGVRKATAQAMIGSAFTAPHVTEFVTVDVTRTMKLVEELKADKDMAGLRVNPLLLIAKALLVAIKRNPDVNAAWDEAAQEIVLKHYVNLGIAAATPRGLIVPNIKDAHDKTLPQLAAELGELVATAREGKTSPAAMQGGTVTITNVGVFGVDTGTPILNPGESAILAVGAIKLQPWVHKGKVKPRQVTTLALSFDHRLVDGELGSKVLADVAAILEQPKRLITWA; the protein is encoded by the coding sequence ATGACTGAAACTTCCGCCCGCTTCCGCGAGTTCAAGATGCCGGACGTCGGCGAGGGGCTCACCGAGGCGGAGATCCTCAAGTGGTACGTCCAGCCCGGTGACACCGTCACCGACGGCCAGGTCGTGTGCGAGGTCGAGACGGCGAAGGCGGCCGTCGAGCTGCCCATCCCGTTCGACGGCGTGGTGCACGAGCTGCGCTTTCCCGAGGGCACCACGGTGGACGTCGGCGAGGTGATCATCTCGGTGGACGTGGCCCCGGGCTCCGGTGAGCCGGCCGCCGAGGCCGCCGCCCCCGCCCAGGCCCCCGTCGCCGAGGCGCCCGCCGAGCCGGAGGAGCCCAAGGGCCGCCAGCCCGTCCTCGTCGGCTACGGCGTCGCCGAGTCCTCCACCAAGCGCCGCCCGCGCAAGGGGGCCCAGGTCCCCTCGCAGGCCGCCGCCGCGGTGCAGGCCGAGCTGAACGGCCACGGCGCCGCCCCGGCCGCCAAGCCGCTGGCCAAGCCGCCGGTCCGCAAGCTCGCCAAGGACCTCGGCATCGATCTGGCGACCGTCGTTCCGACCGGCCCGGACGGGATCATCACCCGCGAGGACATCCACGCGGCGGCGGCTCCGGTGGCCGCGCCGGTGGCCGAGCCCGCCGGTGTTTCACGTGAAACAACTCCCGCGCCCGTCGCGGCCGTTGTCCCCGCCGGTGCGCGCGAGACCCGTATCCCCATCAAGGGCGTACGGAAGGCGACCGCGCAGGCGATGATCGGCTCGGCGTTCACCGCGCCGCACGTCACCGAGTTCGTGACGGTGGACGTCACGCGCACGATGAAGCTGGTCGAGGAGCTGAAGGCGGACAAGGACATGGCGGGGCTGCGGGTCAATCCGCTGCTGCTCATCGCCAAGGCCCTGCTCGTCGCGATCAAGCGCAACCCCGACGTCAACGCGGCGTGGGACGAGGCGGCGCAGGAGATCGTCCTCAAGCACTATGTGAACCTGGGCATCGCGGCGGCCACTCCGCGCGGGCTGATCGTGCCGAACATCAAGGACGCGCACGACAAGACGCTGCCGCAGCTCGCGGCGGAGCTCGGCGAACTGGTGGCGACGGCCCGCGAGGGCAAGACGTCCCCGGCGGCCATGCAGGGCGGCACCGTCACCATCACCAACGTCGGCGTCTTCGGCGTCGACACGGGTACGCCGATCCTCAACCCGGGCGAGTCCGCGATCCTGGCGGTCGGTGCGATCAAGCTCCAGCCGTGGGTCCACAAGGGCAAGGTGAAGCCCCGTCAGGTCACCACGCTGGCGCTGTCGTTCGACCACCGGCTGGTCGACGGCGAGCTCGGCTCCAAGGTGCTGGCCGATGTGGCGGCGATCCTGGAGCAGCCCAAGCGGCTGATCACCTGGGCGTAG
- a CDS encoding GntR family transcriptional regulator — protein sequence MPPAPASAEPRAASAPKQPPAADRVYMHVKQAVLDRRYEGGTLLTEGELAEAVGVSRTPVREALLKLEVEGLIRLYPKKGALVLAVSAQETADVVETRLLVEEFAVRRAVPAPSRLIERLEALLEEQKANAAAGDLAAVAVTDRCFHAEIVRNAGNDILSRLYDQMRDRQLRMGVAVMHAQPDRIAKNIVEHEEMLNAIRAGDGELAAHCVRQHLSWVKVLVRGEER from the coding sequence ATGCCACCCGCTCCCGCCTCCGCCGAGCCCCGCGCCGCCTCCGCCCCCAAGCAGCCGCCCGCCGCCGACCGCGTGTACATGCACGTCAAACAAGCCGTGCTCGACCGGCGTTACGAGGGCGGGACACTGCTCACCGAGGGCGAGCTCGCCGAGGCCGTCGGGGTGTCGCGCACCCCCGTGCGCGAGGCCCTGCTCAAGCTCGAAGTGGAGGGGCTGATCCGGCTCTACCCCAAGAAGGGCGCGCTGGTGCTGGCCGTCTCCGCGCAGGAGACCGCCGACGTGGTGGAGACCCGGCTGCTGGTCGAGGAGTTCGCGGTGCGCCGGGCCGTGCCCGCCCCGTCCCGGCTGATCGAGCGGCTCGAAGCGCTCCTGGAGGAGCAGAAGGCCAACGCGGCGGCGGGCGACCTCGCGGCCGTCGCGGTCACCGACCGCTGCTTCCACGCCGAGATCGTCCGCAACGCCGGGAACGACATCCTCTCCCGGCTCTACGACCAGATGCGCGACCGGCAACTGCGGATGGGCGTGGCCGTGATGCACGCCCAGCCCGACCGGATCGCCAAGAACATCGTCGAGCACGAGGAGATGCTGAACGCGATCCGCGCCGGGGACGGCGAGCTGGCCGCGCACTGTGTGCGCCAGCATCTGAGCTGGGTCAAGGTCCTGGTCAGGGGGGAGGAACGATGA
- a CDS encoding nitrate/nitrite transporter: MAPAAALPGDPPGGRRAALVWGIGVGVYFVAVIFRTSLGVAGLDAADRFDVNASALSTFSILQLLVYAGMQIPVGLMVDRLGTKKVLTLGVVLFTAGQLGFALSPSYGTALASRALLGCGDAMTFISVLRLGSRWFPARRGPLIGQVAALFGMAGNLVSTIFIARALHDLGWTTTFVGSSLAGAVVLVLLLLFLRDHPEGHEPAPVRHAGAAYVRRQIAESWREPGTRLGMWVHFTTQFPAMVFLLLWGMPFLVEAQGHSRGVAGELLTLVVLSNMVVGLVYGQVIARHHAARLPLALGTVGATALLWAAAIAYPAPHTPMWLLITLCVVLGACGPASMIGFDFSRPANPPERQGTASGITNMGGFVASMTTLLAVGVLLDATGDNYRIAFSSVFFLEALGVAQILRLRARAAHRERDHLVASRVEAVHVPA, from the coding sequence GTGGCCCCCGCCGCCGCGCTGCCGGGCGATCCCCCCGGCGGGCGCCGGGCCGCGCTGGTGTGGGGCATCGGCGTGGGCGTCTACTTCGTCGCCGTCATCTTCCGCACCAGCCTGGGCGTGGCCGGACTCGACGCCGCCGACCGCTTCGACGTCAACGCCTCGGCGCTGTCCACCTTCTCCATACTCCAGCTGCTGGTCTACGCGGGCATGCAGATACCCGTCGGCCTGATGGTCGACCGGCTGGGCACCAAGAAGGTACTCACCCTCGGGGTCGTGCTGTTCACCGCCGGACAGCTCGGCTTCGCGCTCTCCCCCTCGTACGGCACGGCCCTGGCCTCCCGCGCGCTGCTCGGCTGCGGCGACGCCATGACGTTCATCAGCGTGCTGCGGCTCGGCTCGCGGTGGTTCCCGGCCCGGCGCGGCCCGCTGATCGGCCAGGTCGCGGCCCTCTTCGGGATGGCGGGCAACCTGGTCTCCACCATCTTCATCGCCCGCGCCCTGCACGACCTCGGCTGGACCACCACGTTCGTGGGCAGTTCGCTGGCCGGAGCGGTGGTGCTGGTGCTGCTCCTGCTGTTCCTGCGCGACCACCCCGAGGGCCACGAGCCCGCGCCGGTGCGGCACGCCGGAGCCGCCTACGTACGCCGCCAGATCGCCGAGTCCTGGCGCGAGCCGGGCACCCGGCTCGGCATGTGGGTGCACTTCACCACCCAGTTCCCGGCGATGGTCTTCCTGCTGCTGTGGGGCATGCCGTTCCTGGTCGAGGCGCAGGGCCACTCGCGCGGGGTGGCGGGCGAGCTGCTGACGCTGGTCGTGCTCTCCAACATGGTGGTGGGGCTGGTGTACGGGCAGGTCATCGCGCGCCACCACGCGGCCCGGCTGCCGCTGGCGCTCGGCACGGTCGGGGCGACCGCCCTGCTGTGGGCCGCCGCCATCGCCTATCCGGCGCCGCACACCCCGATGTGGCTGCTGATCACGCTCTGCGTGGTGCTGGGCGCCTGCGGCCCGGCGTCGATGATCGGGTTCGACTTCTCCCGCCCGGCCAATCCGCCCGAGCGCCAGGGCACCGCCTCCGGCATCACCAACATGGGCGGCTTCGTCGCGTCGATGACGACGCTGCTCGCCGTCGGCGTGCTGCTGGACGCGACGGGGGACAACTACCGGATCGCGTTCTCCTCGGTGTTCTTCCTGGAGGCGCTCGGGGTGGCGCAGATCCTGCGGCTGCGGGCGCGCGCGGCGCACCGCGAGCGGGACCATCTGGTGGCGAGCCGGGTGGAGGCGGTGCACGTACCGGCGTGA
- a CDS encoding maleylpyruvate isomerase family mycothiol-dependent enzyme produces the protein MTVHPSLQTYADAWTHSIEAISELVMPLVEGEWNRATPCPAWSVRDIVSHIIGMECEQLGDPRPIHTLPRDLYHVQSEFARYMEMQVDVRRHHTAPEMTSELEYTLIRRARKLRNETRAPETMVRAPLGAEQTLELALRMRAFDVWVHEQDLRWALNRPGNLDSPGAYVTRDILLHALPKVVAKDAGAPPNSAVVFDIHGPVEFLRTVRVDAEGHGTIDGAPSLGPLATIALDWETYVRLACGRVRPRAVADRVKTEGDQELAAAILREFAVTP, from the coding sequence GTGACCGTCCATCCCAGCCTCCAGACCTACGCCGACGCCTGGACCCACTCCATCGAGGCGATATCCGAGCTGGTGATGCCGCTCGTCGAGGGGGAGTGGAACCGGGCCACGCCGTGCCCGGCCTGGTCGGTGCGCGACATCGTGTCGCACATCATCGGCATGGAGTGCGAGCAGCTGGGCGACCCGCGTCCGATCCACACGCTGCCGCGCGATCTCTACCACGTACAGAGCGAGTTCGCCCGCTACATGGAGATGCAGGTCGATGTGCGCCGGCACCACACGGCGCCGGAGATGACGTCGGAGCTGGAGTACACGCTGATCCGCCGGGCCCGGAAGCTGCGCAACGAGACCCGCGCCCCCGAGACCATGGTCCGCGCCCCCCTCGGCGCCGAGCAGACCCTGGAACTGGCGCTGCGGATGCGGGCGTTCGACGTGTGGGTGCACGAGCAGGACCTGCGCTGGGCGCTGAACCGGCCGGGCAACCTGGACTCGCCGGGCGCGTACGTGACCCGGGACATCCTGCTGCACGCCTTGCCCAAGGTGGTCGCCAAGGACGCGGGCGCCCCGCCGAACTCGGCGGTGGTCTTCGACATCCACGGGCCGGTCGAGTTCCTGCGTACGGTCCGGGTCGACGCCGAGGGGCACGGCACGATCGACGGCGCGCCCTCCCTCGGCCCGCTCGCCACGATCGCGCTGGACTGGGAGACGTACGTGCGGCTCGCCTGCGGACGGGTGCGCCCGCGCGCGGTGGCGGACCGGGTGAAGACCGAGGGCGACCAGGAGCTGGCGGCGGCGATCCTGCGGGAGTTCGCGGTCACGCCGTAG
- a CDS encoding carbon-nitrogen family hydrolase translates to MRASLIQFGVDQRESVDSRRQRAASLVREQRGADLVVLPELWTVGAFAYESFAEHAEPVPDGPTHEVMSKAARDAGVWLHAGSVPERGADGALYNTSLVFTPEGELAAAYRKIHRFGFDQGEAVLMGAGTELVTVALPGTTLGLATCYDLRFPELFRGLVDAGAQLFVIPAGWPARRREHWTLLARARAVEDQSYVLACGTAGTHADVPQAGHSIVVDPWGEVLAEAGGAEEVLTVDLDLSRVATTREQFPALKDRRLG, encoded by the coding sequence GTGCGCGCCTCCCTCATCCAATTCGGCGTGGACCAGCGGGAATCAGTGGATTCGCGCAGGCAGCGGGCGGCCTCGCTGGTGCGCGAGCAGCGCGGCGCGGATCTGGTGGTGCTGCCCGAGCTGTGGACGGTGGGCGCGTTCGCCTACGAGAGCTTCGCGGAGCACGCCGAGCCGGTTCCTGACGGGCCGACGCATGAGGTCATGTCAAAGGCGGCCCGGGACGCGGGCGTCTGGCTGCACGCGGGTTCGGTGCCCGAGCGGGGCGCGGACGGCGCCCTCTACAACACCTCGCTGGTCTTCACGCCGGAGGGCGAGCTCGCCGCCGCCTACCGCAAGATCCACCGCTTCGGCTTCGACCAGGGCGAGGCCGTCCTGATGGGCGCGGGCACGGAGCTGGTCACGGTCGCCCTGCCCGGCACCACGCTGGGCCTGGCCACCTGCTACGACCTGCGCTTCCCCGAACTGTTCCGGGGCCTGGTGGACGCGGGCGCCCAGCTCTTCGTGATCCCGGCGGGCTGGCCCGCCCGGCGCCGCGAGCACTGGACGCTGCTGGCCCGGGCCCGCGCGGTCGAGGACCAGTCCTACGTACTGGCCTGCGGCACCGCCGGCACCCACGCGGACGTCCCGCAGGCGGGACACAGCATCGTCGTCGACCCCTGGGGCGAGGTGCTGGCGGAGGCGGGCGGGGCCGAGGAGGTCCTCACGGTCGACCTGGACCTGTCCCGGGTGGCGACGACCCGGGAGCAGTTCCCGGCCCTGAAGGACCGCAGACTGGGGTGA
- a CDS encoding LURP-one-related/scramblase family protein, with protein MKYLVRDKIFAIGDDYWIETEDGRHAFLVDGKALRLRDTLELKDPTGRVLITLRKKMFGIRDTMTVERDERPLATIRRKRLSLLRNHYRVTLVEGTELDVSGKILDREFAVEYDGELLAHVSRRWFHVRETYAVNIVREDADAALLIAVVVSVIRMDERDREHRNEEDD; from the coding sequence ATGAAATATCTGGTGCGCGACAAGATCTTCGCGATCGGCGACGACTACTGGATCGAGACCGAGGACGGGCGGCACGCCTTCCTCGTCGACGGCAAGGCGCTGCGGCTGCGGGACACCCTGGAGCTGAAGGACCCGACCGGGCGGGTCCTGATCACTTTGCGCAAGAAGATGTTCGGCATCCGGGACACGATGACCGTCGAGCGCGACGAGCGCCCGCTGGCCACCATCCGCCGCAAACGGCTGTCCCTGCTGCGCAACCACTACCGCGTGACCCTGGTCGAGGGCACCGAGCTGGACGTCTCGGGCAAGATCCTGGACCGCGAGTTCGCCGTCGAGTACGACGGGGAGCTGCTCGCGCACGTCTCGCGCCGCTGGTTCCACGTGCGCGAGACGTACGCGGTGAACATCGTCCGCGAGGACGCGGACGCGGCGCTGCTGATCGCGGTGGTGGTCAGCGTGATCAGGATGGACGAGCGGGACCGGGAGCACCGGAACGAGGAGGACGACTGA
- a CDS encoding recombinase family protein, translating to MHQDTICDLYLRLSLDRDGKTAIERQEADCRAWAERNGLTVRKVHIDRGRSGYKTIERKGFDAALAAVTAGVVGTLIVWKLDRLSRKGIGQVGKVLDDIENAGGRLVSVVDGLDTSNDSARMVVAMLAELARSESKNLGTRVGHAKRYLRSKGQWTADSLRTGCSSTRRPRSSSTTRSTPSMPA from the coding sequence GTGCACCAAGACACGATCTGTGATCTCTATCTCCGCCTGTCCCTCGACCGGGACGGCAAGACCGCAATCGAACGGCAGGAAGCCGACTGCCGTGCCTGGGCCGAACGCAACGGACTGACCGTCCGCAAGGTCCACATAGACAGAGGGCGCTCCGGCTACAAGACCATTGAGCGCAAGGGCTTCGACGCCGCGCTGGCGGCCGTCACGGCGGGCGTCGTCGGCACGCTGATCGTCTGGAAACTGGACCGCCTGTCCCGCAAGGGCATCGGCCAGGTGGGCAAGGTGCTGGACGACATTGAGAACGCCGGCGGCCGTCTCGTCTCAGTCGTGGACGGCCTCGACACCTCGAACGACTCGGCGCGCATGGTGGTCGCGATGCTCGCTGAGCTGGCCCGGTCCGAGTCGAAGAATCTCGGGACGCGTGTCGGGCACGCGAAGCGCTACCTCCGCAGCAAGGGGCAGTGGACGGCGGACAGCCTCCGTACGGGCTGCTCATCGACCCGAAGACCAAGAAGCTCGTCCACGACCCGGAGCACGCCGTCTATGCCCGCCTGA
- a CDS encoding recombinase family protein, which translates to MDGGQPPYGLLIDPKTKKLVHDPEHAVYARLIADEALAGTSLVKIARLLNEYEILSPRGGQWNAASIMQLLRSPALAGLMPETESVETDDGERKYTGRVFPYRDPETLDTVEIGEGIITVGEREQIIRTLESRTFVHAGKRRPKPEGTALLTGLVFCAVPGCGRRMHRVGGSYQCMARRAGNQCIGASALAEAVDQYVTEQFLTKLPALEPDDPLLVAIADRWVHRVDPETFAKRDALTAEIQDEEARLADLEDARYVRGEFSGAAAVERYNRLSERLRGRIEGLRSDLRKLPMPSVDVSPMLDGLTLREAWADATNEDRRDRLSLAIDRVEVSKGVRGQRIIPEQRIQVHWAKLAVTHTAA; encoded by the coding sequence GTGGACGGCGGACAGCCTCCGTACGGGCTGCTCATCGACCCGAAGACCAAGAAGCTCGTCCACGACCCGGAGCACGCCGTCTATGCCCGCCTGATCGCGGACGAAGCCCTCGCCGGGACATCGTTGGTCAAGATCGCTCGACTCCTCAACGAGTACGAGATCCTCTCGCCCAGGGGCGGGCAGTGGAACGCGGCCAGCATCATGCAGCTCTTGCGTTCCCCTGCGCTCGCTGGCCTGATGCCGGAGACCGAGAGCGTCGAGACGGATGACGGCGAGCGGAAGTACACAGGCAGGGTTTTTCCGTACCGCGATCCCGAGACGCTGGACACTGTCGAGATCGGCGAGGGGATCATCACGGTCGGAGAACGTGAACAGATCATCCGCACCCTGGAATCCAGAACGTTCGTACACGCGGGAAAGCGGCGGCCGAAGCCGGAGGGGACGGCGCTGCTCACGGGACTCGTCTTCTGCGCGGTTCCTGGCTGCGGTCGCCGGATGCACCGTGTGGGCGGGAGCTATCAGTGCATGGCTCGCCGCGCGGGCAACCAGTGCATCGGAGCGTCGGCATTGGCTGAGGCGGTGGACCAGTACGTGACGGAACAGTTCCTCACCAAGCTCCCGGCGCTTGAACCGGACGACCCGCTGCTTGTCGCCATCGCAGATCGCTGGGTGCACCGTGTGGACCCGGAGACCTTCGCGAAACGTGATGCCCTGACTGCGGAGATCCAGGACGAGGAAGCCCGCCTGGCCGATCTGGAGGATGCACGCTACGTGCGTGGCGAGTTCAGCGGCGCCGCAGCCGTGGAGCGCTACAACCGGCTTTCAGAGCGGCTGAGGGGGCGCATCGAGGGGCTTCGTAGCGATCTCCGTAAGCTCCCCATGCCGTCCGTGGACGTGTCACCGATGCTCGATGGCCTCACCCTGCGTGAGGCGTGGGCTGACGCGACGAACGAAGACCGGCGCGATCGGTTGTCGCTCGCCATAGACCGGGTTGAGGTGAGCAAGGGGGTGCGTGGTCAGCGGATCATCCCCGAGCAACGCATCCAGGTCCATTGGGCGAAGCTGGCGGTCACCCACACGGCCGCCTGA